Proteins encoded within one genomic window of Thunnus albacares chromosome 13, fThuAlb1.1, whole genome shotgun sequence:
- the myl10 gene encoding myosin regulatory light chain 10 isoform X1, translating to MAPKKAKKKTAEASSNVFSMFEQSQIQEFKEAFTIMDQNRDGFIDKGDLRDTYAALGRLNVGNDELDEMMKEAPGPINFTIFLAMFGEKLKGTDPEETILNAFKIFDPEGTGVLRGDDIKYHLMSQADKFTEEEVNQMFTNFPLDVAGNLDYKNLCYIITHGEEKEQEE from the exons ATG GCACCAAAGAAAGCGAAGAAGAAGACCGCCGAGGCAAGCTCCAATGTCTTCAGCATGTTTGAGCAGTCACAGATCCAGGAGTTCAAGGAG GCCTTCACCATCATGGACCAGAACAGAGATGGCTTCATTGACAAGGGGGACCTGAGAGACACATACGCTGCTCTGG GTCGTCTCAACGTTGGCAATGATGAGCTGGATGAGATGATGAAGGAGGCTCCCGGCCCCATCAACTTTACCATCTTCCTAGCTATGTTCGGCGAGAAGCTCAAAG GTACTGACCCTGAGGAAACCATTCTCAACGCATTCAAGATCTTTGACCCTGAAGGAACAGGCGTCCTGAGAGGAGACGA CATCAAATACCACCTTATGTCTCAGGCAGACAAGTTCACCGAGGAAGAG GTAAACCAGATGTTCACAAACTTTCCCCTGGACGTTGCTGGAAACCTGGATTACAAGAACCTGTGCTACATTATCACccatggagaggaaaaggagcaggaggagtgA
- the myl10 gene encoding myosin regulatory light chain 10 isoform X2 has translation MAPKKAKKKTAEASSNVFSMFEQSQIQEFKEAFTIMDQNRDGFIDKGDLRDTYAALGRLNVGNDELDEMMKEAPGPINFTIFLAMFGEKLKGTDPEETILNAFKIFDPEGTGVLRGDE, from the exons ATG GCACCAAAGAAAGCGAAGAAGAAGACCGCCGAGGCAAGCTCCAATGTCTTCAGCATGTTTGAGCAGTCACAGATCCAGGAGTTCAAGGAG GCCTTCACCATCATGGACCAGAACAGAGATGGCTTCATTGACAAGGGGGACCTGAGAGACACATACGCTGCTCTGG GTCGTCTCAACGTTGGCAATGATGAGCTGGATGAGATGATGAAGGAGGCTCCCGGCCCCATCAACTTTACCATCTTCCTAGCTATGTTCGGCGAGAAGCTCAAAG GTACTGACCCTGAGGAAACCATTCTCAACGCATTCAAGATCTTTGACCCTGAAGGAACAGGCGTCCTGAGAGGAGACGA GTAA